A window of Pectinophora gossypiella chromosome 12, ilPecGoss1.1, whole genome shotgun sequence contains these coding sequences:
- the LOC126371514 gene encoding uncharacterized protein LOC126371514 — protein MEPVNVCELKPEEFKKFLNSFDHVFSDCDGVIWNAAPLPGSGKFFELMKKLGKTVHYVSNNSLRTKENYEAKFQAAGIDDGFEKLTIPSTAIAEYLKSQNIKNKIYCVSCVETIRVLQSHGFQCESGPEEIPDFYADFVQFLEDDENIGAVVFDSDFKINLPKLYKASTYLKRPEVHFINGASDRLVPLTKGVSLGVGVFSDIVSDFVKREPIALGKPGKMFGEFAMKRAGITDPSRVLFIGDMIEQDIGLGKAVGFKTLLVHTTHTTEDMLAHPNIKPDYYAPDLGSIVPVLTQLVS, from the exons ATGGAACCAGTGAATGTGTGTGAATTGAAACCGGAAgagtttaaaaagtttttaaattcgTTCGATCATGTGTTCTCGGATTGCGACG GAGTAATATGGAATGCAGCTCCACTGCCGGGATCGGGAAAATTCTTCGAGTTGATGAAGAAACTAGGGAAGACAGTCCACTACGTGTCAAATAACAGTTTGAGAACAAAGGAAAACTATGAGGCAAAGTTTCAAGCAGCTGGCATTGATGATGGGTTT gaaaaactcACGATTCCATCAACAGCAATTGCCGAGTATCTCAAGTCacagaatataaaaaataaaatatattgcgtTTCATGCGTGGAAACCATACGGGTACTGCAGTCGCACGGATTTCAATGTGAGAGTGGT ccAGAAGAAATCCCAGACTTTTACGCAGATTTCGTCCAGTTCCTCGAAGATGATGAGAATATAGGTGCCGTGGTGTTTGACAGCGACTTCAAAATCAACCTTCCCAAGCTTTACAAAGCCTCTACCTACCTCAAAAGGCCGGAAGTACACTTTATCAACGGTGCATCTGATCGACTGGTTCCCTTGACGAAGGGCGTTAGTTTAG gcGTGGGAGTATTCTCAGACATAGTATCAGACTTTGTGAAACGGGAACCCATTGCTTTGGGGAAGCCTGGCAAAATGTTTGGGGAATTCGCAATGAAACGAGCGGGCATCACAGATCCCAGTCGAGTTTTGTTTATAGGagatat GATCGAGCAAGACATAGGCCTGGGCAAAGCAGTTGGTTTCAAGACATTATTAGTACATACAACCCATACAACAGAAGACATGCTGGcacatccaaatatcaaacccGATTACTATGCACCAGATCTTGGAAGCATTGTACCTGTTTTAACACAATTAgtatcataa
- the LOC126371587 gene encoding uncharacterized protein LOC126371587, whose product MEKEFRDARSDDPADVRNRVSTTPSVNIDVDKVGVRIPPFWPEEPEIWFANVEGQFLISGITSDTTKFYYVLGQLENRYSREVKDIIVRPPATGKYEKLKTELIKRLSASNEKKMKQLLMHEELGDRKPSQFLRHLKSLAGDDVPDDFIKTIWTSRLPRSIQTVLAGQASSAALDDLADLADRVNDIAPSSPVVAAASTSQTQQTGIPGSVLSDLTREIAELRRQFQQLSGGSSRHSRSRGRRQSRSRSTSRSQSNYRKFPLCWYHAKHGEKAHRCIRPCDYKAENARGSR is encoded by the coding sequence ATGGAGAAGGAATTTAGAGACGCACGAAGCGACGACCCAGCTGACGTCAGAAATCGCGTTTCCACAACACCATCCGTCAACATCGATGTTGATAAAGTCGGTGTACGGATTCCTCCGTTTTGGCCAGAGGAGCCGGAGATATGGTTCGCGAATGTGGAGGGCCAGTTCCTAATTTCCGGAATTACCAGCGACACcaccaaattttattatgtgttgGGACAGCTAGAGAACCGGTACTCCAGAGAGGTGAAGGATATTATCGTGCGACCACCCGCAACTGGCAAGTACGAGAAGCTCAAGACGGAGCTCATAAAGCGCCTCTCCGCTTCCAATGAGAAGAAGATGAAGCAGCTTCTGATGCACGAGGAGCTAGGTGACCGCAAGCCTTCGCAGTTCCTGCGACATCTGAAGAGCCTTGCTGGTGACGACGTGCCCGACGACTTCATTAAAACCATCTGGACAAGTCGCCTACCTAGAAGCATCCAGACGGTGTTAGCTGGTCAGGCATCATCTGCTGCACTCGACGACCTGGCGGACTTGGCTGACAGGGTCAACGACATCGCACCCTCTTCACCGGTGGTAGCTGCAGCGTCGACAAGCCAGACTCAGCAGACAGGGATACCGGGATCTGTGCTGAGTGACCTCACTCGCGAGATTGCAGAGCTTCGCAGGCAGTTCCAGCAGTTGAGTGGTGGCAGCAGCAGACATTCTCGGTCGCGCGGAAGGCGACAGAGTCGTAGCCGATCCACATCGAGATCCCAGTCCAATTACCGGAAGTTCCCGCTGTGCTGGTACCATGCGAAACATGGCGAGAAGGCACATAGATGCATCCGTCCCTGCGACTACAAGGCGGAAAATGCCAGGGGCAGTCGCTAA